From the Telopea speciosissima isolate NSW1024214 ecotype Mountain lineage chromosome 9, Tspe_v1, whole genome shotgun sequence genome, the window ccgtggcggaagctggaggatccaacccaacAAAAAACAGGGGTCTATCAGTCATTTCATaggcgctccccccccccccccatgaaaTGTCCAAATCCCTCTTGTTTTGCTAGGCTGGATCCTCTAGCTCCCACCACGACCGGAGGAGAGCCATGTTCCTTGAAATTCTCCCTTGTGAAAAGAGAGATTCTTGGGTTCCATGCAAGATGGAAAAAATAGTCCGAGAGAATGAATTCTACCAAAGTACCTatgatccaaattttttttttttttacctcttATCTTTTTCAACAAACAGTAGACACATGCAGCAAAGAGAAGCACAACCACAACAAGAGACGCCGTAAGAATCGCCACTCTTCGCTTGTTATGAAGAAACTCTTTATCTTTTCTTGCATGTGTAGCTACACAAAACATTAAGGTCATAAACTCATACTCATCTATATAAGCACGGACATGACATAAAACATTAATGTCATGTATGTTCACCTGTTGCACGGACCAACAGATGgacatacatgtgagagccaaccatctgtcctatttttatcatttataaGAGGAGAAGggatttttatgaaaacaaaattaaaatgtgattaaTGAAATGTACGTTCATTTGTTCATCTGAACTCCAtaagaaaatgtaaaaaaatgtTTAGAATAGAAGATGGAAGTAACGGACCTAGCTCCACTGCATCCACACGTAGATATAAATCATCACCACCGCCGGCATTGAAATATCGAATGTCTATCAAATTATCAAACCAAGCAACGCAACCACTGCCTCCGTCGGTAATATCTGAAGGGGCGTACGCATTGCAAGAGcagttcttcaagcattctCGCTCGCATTCCTTGAGGCTCAAACTCTTGTCGACTAGAGACATCGACGTGTCAGGAAGCTTCACGCCTACCAACTTCAAGAACCCGTCTCCTCCCTTACCGCACCCAACGCTTCTCTTCCTGACGCACCCATCAGACCATTCCCTCAAGTACCAGTCCATTGGAGACTTTGGTTGGAAACCCGGCAGACACGCGCACTCTAAAGCGTTATCCGTAATGCGACAGGTCGCGTAGGCCCCGCAGTGTCCGTAATAATCGCACCTGTCTTTAGGTGCCCAAAATAATGTTATCCAACGACGGTAACTCTCTATCCATCGCTGAACGATCCCAAATTCATCCAGAATGATTGGTGAGAAGACGTCGCTCTCGTAAATCAGGTAGAGCTCGTCGTTGTTGTTGACGAACTTGTAACTGAAGATGTCAGTCTGGGTCATCTCTGGGACCCCGTTAAAGCTTTGGCCGTTCCAGGGCCCGGTTCGCCAGACCGGAGCCGACCCCTTGTACAAGAACTGTTCGGTTGACCGTCCCCTTGGGTCGAACAGGAGCGAGTAATTCCCTCTGCCAGGGTCGTCTTTGGACTTCCAGGATATCAGAACCCGGTTCAGACCGGTTATCCGGTCCAACCCTAGTTTCATACCAGCAAGGATCATGTGTGTCGGATGGTCGAAGCTTTGCCACAAGATCCTATTTGTGTTGTCGGTGCCGTTGCTCGTGCCGTATAGAACGAGGTTTCCGGAGTTAAGGAGCTTCAGAAAGGTGGAGTTGGAACTTATGGAGATATTGGTGGACCAGAGAGGACGTCTCTGATCTCTACGGGAAGAGACGACGAGATTCCCATCCAGGGCGAAGGTGAGGATTCCGGAGGAATCGTTGATAGGGTTGTCTCTGTTGGCGACCCAAACCACAGTGGTTTCAGGAACTGTGTTGTACCAAATTCCAACGTACCTGAAACTAGAATTGCCAGGGCTAAAGAAGCCCAACGCAAAATTGCTTTCAGTGGAGACAACAATTTGGTCGTCGGTGATTGATTCAAGTGGATTTAGGGTGTCGGTAGGAGAAGAGGTGATTAGGGCAGCGGCGGAGGTGTTGAAATGGAAGAGTAGGAAGCATAACCATGTTGGAGGGAACATGACATCTGAACGATATTTTCTTCTCATTCACACTGAATCACACTGGCTAGCAGTTTATTAATGAAGCAAAAAGCATTTAACAAAGTTTGAAGTTAATGGTATATGGATGGAATGCTTCTTCCAAAGTGGGATCttcatggaggggtcagatctatcCCCCCGTCCCTATGTGGGTACCTGATCGGATTAATCTTTTTCAGATATGAACGAGACATACTCCACCATTAATTAAAAGTTGGGCGGCTTGTATTTTTCTTAGTCAAGTTCACGTCCATGTATGAGAACAGGTCACATCGATTCACAAGGAATCCACCTTAGGGGACCCATATGGAATACGCCATTCGGCATATGGCATATGCCTTACGGCATACGGCATCCACGTTTGGCATACGATATATGGTGGAAACTGAAAAATGTTTTCCTGAGTCAAGATGAGTCAAATGTCTTTCCAAGAGAAAAAGTTTTACTATTACCCAAGGTGCAGGAATGTTCCTATTAACTGAGCTTTGCAGCTAAAGAAATAGATTAATTCATTTTCCCTTGTGGTTCACAAATATCTTTCTAGATTacaatatttcttttttataccATATCTTTGGCTGTCAACTCGGTAGCATGAACATTTCTACAACCCAAAATTTTGTCCTCTTCGAAGGTATCTTGgatcaaatttttatttatttttaccccgaatattctctgggacccgggaCAGCCCCTAGCATTTTATTAACAATAAAAACACTAGAGAATCAGAatacaatggggggggggggggacattcccgccttaccccaaccctcGCCATAGTGGCTAACATCACTTAGCTCTCTCTAAGCTCAATCCTTCTCCCCACACTACTTTCTTATGACAGGTAGGCCTAGTGCATCTTCCCGGATTATCTGTAGTAACTCACATGGGAGTTCACTTTCTGTTTCAAAAATCATGTCTTCCTTTCTGTCACATGCTTAGTTTGCAAGCCAGTCTGCTGCCCTATTACCTTCTCTGTACGTAAAAATCATTGTTGCCTGCGCTTCTTGCATCAGGGATAATATCTCATGGAACCAGTACCAAGCCCTCCAAGGATTACATTGCTTGCTCATAGCACCCCGTACAATTGTACTTGAATCTGAGTTGACATACGCATTATTGAGTCCCTTCTCCCTACAAAGAATGAAACGATCTACTAGAGCTCTCATTTCAGCTAAATTATTGGTGCATTCACCATAAAACTTGGCATAGGCTACTATTACTCCTCCCTCACCATTTCTGATAATAGCACCTCCACCCCCCATTCCTAGGTTCCCCCTGCACGCCCCATCAATATTCAACTTGACAGAAACAAATTAACGGTGGGCACCAATAGACCGGGATTGGGGCCTTGACCATGAGGGGCTGAGACGCCAACCCAAGGTTTTAGGATAGGGAATTGATTTCAAAAATTGGTCTCGATGATTTCgatttgagtttgatttggaataaataaaatcGGCTTAAGTCAtttgattttgatgcaaataatCCATTTTATTACAGCCCCTATAGAATTGGTAATTacctttatttaaaaataaaaggaaaatatcatcccctcccctctaagtttgtcTAATATCAATCAAGTacctaagttttgaaaaatatctttccccttccctactttataaagttacTGTCAATCGCACCCTAATTGTTAAAAACTATCATTAATTGATGACGTAGACAGGTCCACTTTATCTAAAACCCCAATtacccttaatttattttaatttcgtTTTTACCCCTCCAATCCCAAAATCCCCTTTTTGCAAGATTTAGATCTTCTACGTCTTAAGAGGTAGCAGCCATCATCCTGCCCTCTCTTGTGAGAGTGATACATGGCCTAAAGGAGATCTAACGGACCTTAATTAAAATCCTACAAAAGTT encodes:
- the LOC122638610 gene encoding G-type lectin S-receptor-like serine/threonine-protein kinase At1g11410 — translated: MRRKYRSDVMFPPTWLCFLLFHFNTSAAALITSSPTDTLNPLESITDDQIVVSTESNFALGFFSPGNSSFRYVGIWYNTVPETTVVWVANRDNPINDSSGILTFALDGNLVVSSRRDQRRPLWSTNISISSNSTFLKLLNSGNLVLYGTSNGTDNTNRILWQSFDHPTHMILAGMKLGLDRITGLNRVLISWKSKDDPGRGNYSLLFDPRGRSTEQFLYKGSAPVWRTGPWNGQSFNGVPEMTQTDIFSYKFVNNNDELYLIYESDVFSPIILDEFGIVQRWIESYRRWITLFWAPKDRCDYYGHCGAYATCRITDNALECACLPGFQPKSPMDWYLREWSDGCVRKRSVGCGKGGDGFLKLVGVKLPDTSMSLVDKSLSLKECERECLKNCSCNAYAPSDITDGGSGCVAWFDNLIDIRYFNAGGGDDLYLRVDAVELATHARKDKEFLHNKRRVAILTASLVVVVLLFAACVYCLLKKIRGAIEKRQRGGFLFDLTTSSSSYKNFTGISELQDNGRNPELPFIELDAVAAATDNFSPNNKLGEGGFGAVYKVASLPMHHQLIFSLHLVGSTQAVCSGLSDTD